From Butyricimonas paravirosa, one genomic window encodes:
- a CDS encoding PKD-like family lipoprotein — MKSIIRIVLLLIGVLSIGCYEDKGNYDLVDYNKIEEVVLIPSLSNTAVYLGDTVRIAVSMQYKYPDRDTITGFEYVWKENWEGDTLGTSRVLEYVPGEAKSYTFYLHVREVATGITTRFSFSARVSSPYSSGWLIASQRDGKPCLTFIRRDSRRNESNQLVYFWTDFVNIYDELHPGTPLNSNALVGVSTYPVSYSGDEVIVFHERGEGEILKGTDFSKMMNLKDDFMGGVLPSGFEPVSFARGGYCDYLLGKDGEVYWRSNLNGSSLAHETSFMDVPLYFPGGSVIDYFVDMRIYEAEFTLMHDKLKNRIVGCANSFSSSGMWNGKMLNITNTYRPEEFVNILNMEGYKLIYCGDYTNGKSFVNILKEESSGNYIYQNFKLMGYTADFSVTEANREIFAGSELISDNTVFFRLRRSSYLYFGEGSKLYFYDVNSKKVKLYTDFGSGNITQIIQDAEGTRVGITLDNGNFYLCEAVSTNVLGAENPGAVGILHHLSGLGDIKNMVWKWGTYSSMIGNRY, encoded by the coding sequence ATGAAATCAATAATAAGAATTGTTTTGTTGCTGATCGGTGTCCTGTCGATTGGTTGCTACGAAGATAAAGGGAATTATGATCTGGTCGATTATAATAAAATCGAGGAGGTGGTTTTGATTCCATCGTTATCAAATACTGCCGTGTACTTGGGGGATACGGTGCGGATAGCGGTAAGTATGCAATATAAATATCCCGATCGGGATACGATTACCGGATTTGAATACGTGTGGAAAGAGAATTGGGAAGGCGATACGCTGGGAACGTCAAGGGTGTTGGAATATGTACCGGGAGAGGCAAAGTCGTACACGTTCTATTTACATGTTAGGGAAGTAGCTACGGGTATTACGACACGATTCAGTTTTAGCGCCCGGGTCTCCTCTCCATACTCGTCTGGTTGGTTGATTGCCAGCCAACGGGACGGGAAACCCTGTCTGACTTTTATACGGCGGGATTCCCGTAGAAATGAGAGTAACCAGTTGGTGTATTTCTGGACGGATTTCGTGAATATTTACGACGAACTGCACCCGGGAACCCCCTTGAATTCTAATGCACTGGTGGGAGTATCGACTTATCCGGTCAGTTATTCCGGTGATGAGGTTATTGTTTTTCATGAAAGGGGTGAAGGGGAGATTCTGAAGGGAACGGACTTTTCTAAAATGATGAATTTGAAAGATGATTTCATGGGCGGGGTGCTGCCGTCCGGCTTTGAGCCGGTTTCATTCGCTCGGGGTGGTTATTGTGATTATCTTTTGGGCAAGGATGGAGAGGTGTACTGGAGAAGTAATCTAAACGGTTCGTCGCTGGCTCACGAGACTTCTTTTATGGATGTTCCGCTTTATTTCCCGGGAGGATCGGTGATTGACTATTTTGTTGACATGAGGATTTACGAAGCCGAATTTACACTGATGCATGACAAATTAAAAAATCGGATAGTCGGTTGTGCCAATAGTTTTAGTAGCAGTGGAATGTGGAACGGTAAGATGTTGAATATCACGAATACCTATCGACCGGAGGAGTTTGTCAATATCCTGAATATGGAAGGATACAAGTTGATCTATTGCGGGGATTACACGAACGGGAAAAGTTTCGTGAATATATTGAAGGAAGAAAGTTCCGGGAATTATATTTACCAGAATTTTAAATTGATGGGATATACTGCGGATTTCTCGGTTACTGAGGCAAATAGAGAGATTTTTGCGGGAAGTGAATTAATCTCCGATAACACGGTATTCTTCCGGTTGCGCCGTTCCTCTTACCTCTATTTCGGGGAAGGAAGTAAACTGTATTTCTATGATGTGAACTCTAAAAAGGTGAAATTGTACACGGATTTCGGTTCGGGGAATATCACCCAAATTATACAGGATGCAGAAGGAACACGAGTGGGAATCACGCTGGATAACGGGAATTTTTACTTGTGCGAGGCCGTTTCAACAAATGTACTTGGGGCTGAGAATCCTGGGGCCGTTGGTATATTGCATCATCTCTCCGGTTTAGGTGATATTAAGAATATGGTCTGGAAATGGGGAACTTACTCCTCGATGATAGGAAATAGATATTAA
- a CDS encoding zinc-dependent metalloprotease → MNKSFLISLLFIVSFVLVFENDAFARKKKKKVATQSEVTKPTVKETPYQKLFKGKACETVKGLFTIHKTDNKIYFEIPLVLLERELLLGSTISETTNNLFGSVGEKPSDPFAVTFFKVDSTLHLGRVNTLYKTELENVTERLKESTRPAAIFSNKILAYNPDSTAVVMDVTNFFLADNPLFPPFSPYAPITGNGQRTITKMFKKDKSQFAKVKAFEDNASLQTMLTYEVDVRDKQQYYMYKLPFSTVMTYSFILLPEEQMRPRIADPRIGIFYQGYYNIEKEHGLTPLYCARRWRLEPSDEAAFRAGKLVEPKKQIVFYVDNAFPEFWKEYIKEGIEMWQRAFEEIGFKNAIVARDFPKDDPEFDPDNLKYSCVRYSPSPVQNAMGPSWTDPRTGEVLNASVYLYHNMVQLVQNWRFLQTSPADPDVRKTVLDEKTTGECIRYVVSHEIGHCLSLMHNMAASAAIPTDSLRSPSFTQRVGTTYSIMDYARNNYVAQPGDKERGVRLTPPDLGLYDYFTIKWLYTPLLDVKTSRDELPILREWITEKSGDPIYRYGKQQIFSRFDPSSVEEDLGDDPVKSSTYGIKNLKYVLANMNTWVGKDDPDFTFQDNMYNEVIYQYIRYLNNVLANIGGLYLSERYDGDQLPSYSVVPRERQRQSLKFVLNELENMNWLNVTDLQQKMAVRNNISDVLEPMVFKALMYKTAFVALSADKDDSKRPYTPQEFLKDMADHVFAPTRQGRTLTVAQKRMQNALLGSFVMAADIARAGGMGGLTALSNMIEIPEEVKQKSRQTYGVLPMEMLGAYTNMELAMRADASEVMGFDFRVNLNPQVIPTPVDYLYFDMLKQLQSLVKSQLNSGSTDTRQHYRLLLHKLDKALK, encoded by the coding sequence ATGAACAAATCATTCTTGATCTCGTTGTTGTTTATCGTGTCGTTCGTACTCGTGTTCGAGAACGACGCTTTCGCGAGAAAAAAGAAAAAGAAAGTGGCAACGCAATCGGAAGTTACAAAACCGACGGTTAAAGAAACTCCTTACCAGAAATTATTCAAGGGAAAGGCTTGTGAAACGGTGAAGGGATTATTTACCATACACAAGACGGATAACAAAATCTATTTCGAGATCCCGTTGGTATTGCTGGAACGTGAACTGTTGTTGGGTTCCACGATTTCCGAAACAACGAATAACTTATTCGGTAGTGTGGGAGAAAAACCGAGCGATCCTTTTGCGGTGACATTTTTTAAGGTCGATTCAACCCTTCATTTGGGTCGGGTAAATACGCTTTACAAAACAGAATTGGAAAACGTGACGGAGCGTTTGAAAGAGAGTACCCGTCCGGCTGCGATATTCAGTAATAAGATACTGGCATATAATCCGGATAGCACGGCTGTCGTGATGGATGTGACCAACTTCTTTTTGGCTGACAATCCGTTGTTTCCGCCATTCTCTCCTTATGCCCCGATCACGGGTAATGGACAGAGGACGATCACAAAGATGTTTAAAAAGGATAAATCTCAGTTCGCTAAGGTAAAGGCTTTTGAAGATAACGCCAGTTTGCAGACGATGCTGACTTATGAAGTTGACGTGCGGGATAAACAGCAGTATTATATGTACAAGTTGCCCTTTTCCACGGTGATGACGTATAGTTTTATTCTTTTGCCGGAAGAACAGATGAGACCGCGTATTGCCGATCCGCGTATCGGGATATTTTATCAAGGGTACTATAATATTGAGAAAGAGCATGGGTTGACCCCTTTGTATTGTGCGCGTCGTTGGCGTTTGGAGCCTTCTGACGAGGCGGCATTCCGGGCGGGAAAGTTGGTGGAACCCAAAAAGCAGATTGTTTTTTACGTGGATAACGCTTTCCCGGAATTTTGGAAGGAGTATATTAAGGAAGGAATCGAGATGTGGCAAAGGGCTTTCGAGGAAATCGGTTTCAAGAATGCTATTGTTGCCCGGGACTTCCCGAAGGATGATCCGGAGTTTGATCCCGATAACTTGAAATACTCGTGTGTGCGTTATTCTCCATCGCCCGTACAGAATGCAATGGGACCTTCGTGGACAGATCCGCGCACGGGAGAGGTGTTGAATGCTTCCGTGTACCTGTATCACAATATGGTACAATTAGTACAGAACTGGCGTTTCTTGCAGACGTCACCTGCCGATCCGGATGTACGTAAAACCGTATTGGACGAGAAGACCACGGGAGAATGTATCCGTTACGTGGTGAGCCACGAGATCGGGCATTGCCTTTCGTTGATGCACAATATGGCTGCATCTGCGGCGATTCCGACCGATTCGTTGCGTTCACCTTCCTTCACGCAAAGGGTAGGGACAACGTATTCAATCATGGATTATGCTCGGAATAATTACGTGGCGCAACCCGGTGATAAGGAGAGAGGCGTGAGATTGACCCCACCGGATTTGGGACTGTATGATTATTTTACGATTAAATGGTTGTACACTCCTCTGCTAGATGTAAAAACATCCCGGGATGAGTTGCCGATATTAAGGGAATGGATCACGGAGAAGTCCGGAGACCCCATATATCGGTACGGAAAGCAACAGATATTTTCGAGGTTTGACCCGAGTTCGGTAGAAGAGGATTTGGGGGATGATCCGGTGAAATCTTCCACGTACGGGATAAAGAATTTGAAATATGTGTTAGCGAATATGAATACATGGGTAGGGAAAGACGATCCGGATTTCACCTTTCAGGATAACATGTATAATGAAGTGATTTACCAGTATATCCGTTATCTGAACAACGTGCTGGCGAATATCGGAGGTCTTTACCTGAGCGAACGTTATGATGGGGATCAACTCCCGAGTTATTCGGTTGTACCCCGGGAAAGACAGAGACAGTCATTGAAATTCGTGTTGAACGAGTTGGAGAATATGAACTGGTTGAACGTAACTGACTTACAGCAGAAAATGGCGGTGAGAAACAATATCTCGGATGTGTTGGAACCCATGGTGTTTAAGGCGTTGATGTATAAGACCGCTTTTGTTGCCTTGAGTGCGGATAAGGATGATAGTAAACGTCCATATACCCCTCAGGAGTTTTTAAAGGATATGGCAGATCATGTTTTTGCCCCGACACGTCAAGGACGGACGTTGACCGTGGCCCAGAAAAGAATGCAGAATGCGTTACTGGGAAGTTTTGTTATGGCTGCCGATATTGCTAGAGCCGGAGGGATGGGGGGATTGACCGCCTTGTCGAATATGATTGAGATTCCGGAAGAGGTGAAACAGAAGAGCCGGCAAACGTATGGAGTTCTTCCGATGGAGATGCTCGGTGCATACACGAATATGGAGCTCGCAATGCGAGCTGATGCATCAGAAGTGATGGGGTTCGATTTCCGGGTGAATCTTAATCCGCAGGTGATTCCGACCCCGGTGGATTATTTGTATTTCGATATGTTGAAACAATTACAATCTTTGGTGAAAAGTCAACTGAATAGCGGATCGACGGATACACGCCAGCATTATCGGTTGTTATTACATAAATTGGATAAAGCGTTGAAGTAG
- a CDS encoding DUF4843 domain-containing protein, whose protein sequence is MKKLYLFVVLLLWVAAACQRDDIMTYHAVDYIQFERNLADSSLCTFLPCPDVEQLRFPVVVEVVGLTSAQDREYKVEVIDEFTTVSAGNYDLPERFVMKARTVKDTVWIVFKNSPELKEKPRRLTIRLAETDGFTLGQIEHRGNIINVSDVVTKPDWWNAIIDYYFLGTYSDKKYRLFIQETGILDMNPNDLNECRYYTLIFKNYLKKKKDANTPVLEDDNSEMNVALSAG, encoded by the coding sequence ATGAAAAAATTATACTTGTTTGTCGTATTGTTACTGTGGGTTGCGGCGGCGTGCCAGAGGGATGATATCATGACGTATCATGCTGTCGACTATATCCAGTTTGAACGGAATCTGGCGGATTCTTCGCTTTGTACATTTCTGCCTTGTCCCGACGTGGAGCAGTTGCGTTTTCCGGTTGTCGTGGAGGTCGTGGGACTTACTTCCGCGCAAGACCGGGAGTATAAAGTGGAAGTGATAGATGAATTCACGACCGTATCAGCCGGTAATTATGATTTACCCGAACGTTTTGTGATGAAGGCGAGGACGGTGAAAGACACGGTGTGGATTGTATTCAAGAATTCCCCGGAATTGAAGGAGAAACCCCGGCGACTGACTATCCGGTTGGCGGAAACAGATGGTTTTACCCTAGGGCAAATCGAACACCGGGGAAATATTATCAATGTATCCGATGTCGTGACGAAACCCGACTGGTGGAATGCAATAATAGATTACTATTTCTTGGGTACGTATTCCGATAAGAAATATCGTTTGTTTATCCAGGAAACGGGTATTCTGGATATGAATCCGAATGACTTGAATGAATGTCGCTACTACACATTAATCTTCAAGAATTATTTGAAGAAGAAAAAGGATGCGAACACTCCGGTTCTGGAAGATGATAATAGTGAAATGAACGTGGCATTATCTGCCGGATAA
- a CDS encoding RagB/SusD family nutrient uptake outer membrane protein — translation MRKIWISIFWSLFLLVSCDNFLDVSSDNEVVEDEMFENYKGVRMSVNGIYNALSSTDLYGKNLTWGFSSIIGHNYDEMYMPLDLNAIAQFNWESSYVEPITESIWKKAYNIIASCNNIIRQVEKKDSTFFEYGEVEKNMVLGEMYGVRALLHFEVYRLFAPAPVKGYKGKTIPYSRDYPDHQPVHRDADEVLDLIVGDMERAKGLLAVCDTVFCVSWNKTFSGRTQLESSAVNNFFACRGTRMNFWSAAGLLARIYMYRGNETKAYENANIVYQMHLGRWFQWTDSFYQGDIADVEYIHPKRPEEILLCFYNTKNYDNWEASLGNTSYYFRMKNMADLFQDDEDDFRLVGWYDWYGNGRYLTWIRPTGTSYLADEVRNQQGPLLPVISFPEMYHIMAECLMNQGNVNGAVGLLNTLRENRGVKSWIATTIDPDSLKEILMKDIVRETLTSGQTFFLFKRWGRNIYNGMSDIVMDANKWTIPLPQSEVSYQL, via the coding sequence ATGAGGAAGATATGGATATCGATATTTTGGTCTTTATTTTTACTCGTCTCGTGCGATAATTTTCTGGATGTATCTTCGGATAACGAGGTCGTCGAGGATGAGATGTTCGAGAATTATAAAGGCGTGCGGATGAGCGTGAACGGGATATATAATGCCCTGTCATCCACGGATCTTTACGGGAAAAACCTGACGTGGGGGTTCAGCAGTATTATCGGGCATAATTATGACGAGATGTATATGCCTCTGGATCTGAATGCGATTGCTCAATTTAACTGGGAATCCAGTTACGTGGAACCCATAACGGAAAGTATATGGAAAAAAGCGTATAATATTATTGCCTCTTGTAACAATATCATACGGCAGGTAGAGAAGAAAGATTCTACTTTTTTCGAGTACGGCGAGGTGGAGAAAAATATGGTGCTGGGAGAGATGTACGGCGTGAGGGCATTGTTGCATTTTGAGGTGTACCGCCTCTTTGCTCCGGCTCCCGTGAAAGGGTACAAGGGCAAAACGATCCCTTATTCTAGGGATTACCCGGATCACCAACCGGTACACCGGGATGCCGACGAGGTGTTGGATTTGATCGTGGGAGATATGGAGCGGGCAAAGGGCTTGCTGGCGGTGTGTGATACGGTTTTCTGTGTGTCATGGAATAAGACTTTTTCCGGTCGGACGCAATTGGAAAGTTCCGCCGTGAATAATTTCTTCGCTTGCCGGGGTACCCGCATGAACTTCTGGAGTGCCGCGGGACTGTTGGCACGGATCTATATGTACCGGGGGAACGAGACGAAAGCATACGAGAATGCGAATATCGTTTACCAGATGCATTTGGGAAGATGGTTTCAATGGACTGACTCGTTCTACCAGGGCGATATTGCAGATGTTGAATATATTCACCCGAAACGACCGGAGGAAATCCTGTTGTGTTTCTATAATACGAAAAACTATGACAATTGGGAGGCGTCGCTAGGTAACACGTCTTATTATTTCCGGATGAAGAATATGGCCGATTTGTTTCAGGATGATGAGGATGATTTCCGATTGGTCGGATGGTATGACTGGTATGGAAACGGGCGTTATCTGACATGGATCAGACCGACCGGAACTTCTTATCTGGCGGATGAGGTACGAAACCAGCAAGGACCTTTGCTCCCGGTGATCAGTTTCCCGGAAATGTATCACATTATGGCAGAGTGCCTGATGAACCAAGGGAACGTGAACGGTGCGGTAGGTTTGTTGAATACCTTGCGGGAGAATCGGGGAGTCAAATCCTGGATCGCTACAACGATAGATCCGGATAGTTTGAAGGAGATACTGATGAAAGATATTGTCCGGGAAACGTTGACTTCCGGGCAGACGTTCTTCCTGTTCAAAAGATGGGGGCGAAATATTTACAACGGGATGTCCGACATCGTGATGGATGCGAATAAATGGACGATTCCTTTACCCCAGAGTGAGGTGTCTTATCAATTATAA